A DNA window from Jaculus jaculus isolate mJacJac1 chromosome 1, mJacJac1.mat.Y.cur, whole genome shotgun sequence contains the following coding sequences:
- the Ankrd11 gene encoding ankyrin repeat domain-containing protein 11 isoform X6: MESRKTRTQMPPAQSMLWYCKAGTVLEAPWHEMEVPRSKKKEKQGPERKRIKKEPVARKSGLLFGMGLSGIRAGYPLSERQQVALLMQMTAEESANSPVDTTPKHPSQSTVCQKGTPNSASKTKDKVNKRNERGETRLHRAAIRGDARRIKELISEGADVNVKDFAGWTALHEACNRGYYDIAKQLLAAGAEVNTKGLDDDTPLHDAANNGHYKVVKLLLRYGGNPQQSNRKGETPLKVANSPTMVNLLLGKGTYTSSEESSTESSEEEDAPSFAPSSSVDGNNTDSEFEKGLKLKAKNPEPQKTVTPVKDEYEFDEDDEQDRVPPVDDKHLLKKDYRKETKSNSFISIPKMEVKSYTKNNTLAPKKAAHRILSDTSDEEDVSVAMGAGEKLRLSAHTMLPSSKAREPSSSRQQKEKNKVKKKRKKEAKGKEVRFGKRNDKFCSSGSESESSDSDEDDGDSVGSSGCLKGSPLVLKDPSLFSSLSASSTSSHGSAVAQKHNPSHTDQHAKHWRTDNWKAISSPAWSEVSSLSDSSRTGLTSESDCSSEGSSVESLKPTRRKQEHRKRGSLQSMPPEKRSTFHPCTDGAVPKLDKEGKVVKKHKTKHKHKNKEKGQCSVNQELKLKSFTYEYEDSKQKSDKAILLDNDMSTENKLKVLKHDRDHFKKEDRLGKIKSEEKEWLFKDEKALKRIKDMNKDIRSFREEKDRSSKAEREKSTKEKSPKEEKLRLYKEERKKKSKERPSKLEKKNDMKEDRISKEKEKVFKEDKEKLKKEKVYREDATFDDYCNKSQFLEHEETKFSLSDDQQDRWFSDLSDSSFDFKEDSWDSPVTDYRDIKSDSVAKLILETVKEDSKEKKRDNKIREKRDFRDSFFRKKDRDYLDKNSEKRREQTEKHKSMPNYLSEKDKKRRESAEGGRDRRDAVESSRERRDGRVRTEEAHREDLKECACESTFKDKPDCDFTKSLEPWERSHTAREKEKKEGLEKERKEKVRTEKYKDKSSERDRSEKSILEKCQKDKEFEKCFKEKKDSKEKHKDMHGKDKDRKTSLDQAREKKDKTFPGIITDDFSEKRDDKKGKEKSWYIADIFTDESEDEKDDYMASAFKVGEANESQRIDSLQEKEDGRELHPSDRHRKSSSDRQHGEKPRDKELKEKKKDRGAAELGKDKKEKLFEKHKEKKDKECSEKYKDRKDRTSVDSAQEKKNKQKLPEKVEKKHSIEDKAKSKHKEKPEKDHSRERKASRGPEVEKSLLEKLEEEALHDYREDSNDKISEVSSDSFADRGQEPSLSTLLEVSFSEPPQEDKTRESTCLSEKLREKERHRHSSSSSKKSHERERAKKEKADKKEKNEDYKDGRKDSYDKDFLDADSYGIAYTTKADIEEELDKTIELFSAEKKDRNDSEREPAKKIEKELKPYGSSTISILKEKKKREKHREKWRDEKEKHRDKHVDGFLRHHKDEPKPITKDKDNPPNSFKEKSRDESLKLSETKLKEKFKENAEKERGDLVKMSNGNDKLPASRDQGKKDTRPREKLLGDGDLMMTSFERMLSQKDLEIEERHKRHKERMKQMEKMRHRSGDPKLKEKKPTDDGRKKSLDLPSKKPLGLDSSFKDKKLKESTPLLPATESKPHSGPGTESKDWLGGPPLKEVLPASPRTEQGRPTGVPTPTSVVSCPSYEEVMHTPRTPSCSADDYPDLVFDCADSQHSMPVSTTSASACSPPFFDRFSVASSVVSENPGQTPTRPLSTNLYRSISVDIRRTPEEEFSVGDKLFRQQSVPVASSFDSPVQHLLEDKAPLPPVPAEKFACLSPGYYSPDYGIPSPKVDNLHCPSTAVVSATPPPEGVFSSLPAKASPSPRGELLAPAIEGALPPDLGLPLDATEDQQATAAILPPEPNYLEPLDEGPFSTVITEEPVEWTHPAAEQALSSTLIASASENSVSWPVGSELLLKSPQRFSESPKHFCPSESLHATTPGPFNAAEPQYPVSPVSYPLPATEPGLEEIKEDEAGAIPEAISTAEGAAPYATPARLESFFSTCKSLPDAPLDTVPEPTCVTTVAQVEALGPLESSFLDSSHSLSALGQVEPVPWHNTFTSPEDDLDLGPFSLPELPLQAKDTSDVEVEAVEGSPVPPEENPSGPPGVLNNGDVSTLAAEEQPAPPPEEASPHLPTELEPSEEPKLDVVLEATVEAETLPDKRTPEDLDSSLVAAPSPLEQHPLGGGKEETEAEDPSAAPCCVPDGPTPDGLTQAHNGAEATCATTVVEGPPGSVQPEATDPEPKPIVEAPKAPKVEELPQRMTRNRAQMLASQSKQSTAPAEKDPVPAPTSRAKGRASEEEDAQAQHPRKRRFQRSSQQLQQQLNTSTQQTREVIQQTLAAIVDAIKLDAIEPYHSDRSNPYFEYLQIRKKIEEKRKILCCITPQAPQCYAEYVTYTGSYLLDGKPLSKLHIPVIAPPPSLAEPLKELFKQQEAVRGKLRLQHSIEREKLIVSCEQEILRVHCRAARTIANQAVPFSACTMLLDSEVYNMPLESQGDENKSVRDRFNARQFISWLQDVDDKYDRMKTCLLMRQQHEAAALNAVQRMEWQLKAQELDPAGHKSLCVNEVPSFYVPMVDVNDDFVLLPA, translated from the exons GTGGTGAAGTTGTTGTTACGGTATGGAGGAAACCCTCAGCAAAGCAACAGGAAAGGCGAGACGCCGTTGAAAGTAGCCAATTCCCCAACGATGGTGAATCTCCTATTAGGCAAAGGCACATACACTTCCAGTGAGGAGAGCTCCACTG AGAGCTCTGAAGAGGAGGATGCACCATCATTTGCACCTTCTAGCTCCGTTGATGGCAATAACACGGACTCTGAGTTTGAAAAAGGCCTAAAGCTCAAGGCTAAGAATCCAGAGCCACAGAAAACTGTGACACCTGTCAAGGATGAATATGAATTTGATGAGGATGATGAGCAGGACAGGGTTCCTCCAGTGGATGACAAGCACTTGCTGAAGAAGGACTATAGGAAAGAAACTAAATCAAACAGCTTCATTTCAATACCCAAAATGGAAGTTAAGAGTTACACAAAAAACAACACGCTTGCACCAAAGAAGGCAGCCCATCGCATCTTGTCAGACACGTCAGACGAAGAGGACGTGAGTGTtgccatgggtgctggggagaagtTGAGGCTCTCAGCACACACAATGCTACCCAGTAGTAAAGCACGAGAGCCTTCCAGTTCCAGACagcagaaggagaaaaataaagtgaaaaagaagagaaagaaagaagcaaaaggcAAAGAGGTTCGTTTTGGAAAGAGGAATGACAAATTCTGTTCCTCTGGGTCGGAGAGTGAGTCCTCAGATAGTGATGAGGATGATGGGGATTCTGTGGGGAGCTCAGGCTGCCTCAAGGGGTCCCCATTGGTGCTGAAGGACCCTTCCCTGTTCAGCTCACTGTCCGCTTCCTCCACCTCGTCTCATGGCAGTGCTGTAGCCCAAAAGCATAACCCCAGCCACACAGAtcagcatgccaaacactggcgcaCTGACAATTGGAAAGCCATCTCTTCCCCGGCCTGGTCCGAGGTCAGCTCTTTATCAGACTCCTCAAGGACGGGACTGACCAGCGAGTCTGACTGCTCCTCCGAGGGCTCTAGTGTGGAGTCTCTGAAGCCCACAAGGAGGAAGCAGGAGCATCGCAAGAGGGGAAGCCTGCAGAGCATGCCACCTGAGAAGAGAAGCACCTTCCACCCTTGCACGGATGGTGCTGTCCCCAAACTGGACAAGGAGGGAAAAGTGGTCAAAAAACACAAgacaaaacacaaacacaaaaacaaggaGAAAGGGCAGTGTTCAGTCAACCAGGAACTTAAATTGAAAAGCTTTACATATGAATATGAGGACTCCAAACAAAAGTCAGATAAGGCTATCCTCTTAGATAATGACATGTCCACTGAAAATAAGTTGAAAGTGTTGAAACACGACAGAGACCATtttaagaaagaagacagacttgGCAAGATAAAGTCAGAAGAAAAGGAATGGCTCTTTAAAGATGAGAAGGCTCTAAAGAGAATCAAGGACATGAATAAAGACATCAGATCTTTCCGGGAAGAGAAAGACCGGTCTAGTAAAGCAGAAAGGGAAAAGTCTACAAAAGAAAAATCTCCCAAGGAGGAAAAACTGAGACTGTacaaagaggagaggaagaaaaagtccAAAGAACGGCCCTCCAAGCTAGAgaagaaaaatgacatgaaagagGACAGGATTtccaaggagaaggagaaagtcttcaaagaggacaaagaaaaactcaaaaaagaaaaggtatacAGAGAAGATGCTACTTTTGATGACTATTGTAACAAAAGTCAGTTTTTGGAGCATGAGGAAACCAAGTTTAGCCTTTCTGATGATCAGCAGGACAGGTGGTTTTCCGACCTGTCTGACTCCTCTTTTGATTTCAAAGAAGACAGTTGGGACTCTCCGGTGACCGACTACAGGGATATCAAGAGTGACTCAGTGGCCAAACTTATCCTGGAAACAGTGAAAGAAGACAGTAAGGAAAAAAAGCGTGACAACAAAATCCGGGAAAAACGAGACTTCAGAGATTCTTTCTTCCGAAAGAAGGACAGAGACTATCTGGACAAgaactctgaaaagagaagagagcaaACAGAAAAGCATAAAAGCATGCCTAACTATCTCTCCGAGAAAGACAAGAAGAGAAGAGAGTCTGCTGAAGGCGGCCGGGATAGGAGGGATGCTGTGGAGAGCTCCCGAGAGCGGAGGGATGGGCGCGTGCGGACTGAGGAGGCACACAGGGAGGACCTGAAGGAGTGTGCTTGTGAGAGCACCTTCAAGGACAAGCCAGACTGCGACTTCACCAAGAGTCTGGAGCCCTGGGAGCGGTCCCACAcggcaagggagaaagagaagaaggagggccTGGAAAAGGAGCGTAAGGAGAAGGTGAGGACAGAAAAGTACAAAGATAAGTCCAGCGAAAGAGACAGAAGTGAGAAATCTATCCTCGAGAAgtgtcaaaaagacaaagaatttgaaaaatgttttaaagagaagaaagatagcAAGGAAAAGCATAAAGACATGCATGGTAAAGACAAAGATAGGAAGACATCTCTTGACCaagcaagagagaagaaggaTAAGACATTCCCTGGTATCATCACAGATGACTTCTCTGAAAAAAGGGATgacaagaaggggaaggagaagagctGGTACATTGCAGACATATTCACAGATGAAAGTGAAGATGAGAAAGATGATTACATGGCTAGTGCCTTCAAGGTCGGAGAGGCCAATGAGTCACAGAGGATTGACAGTCTCCAGGAGAAGGAAGATGGGAGAGAGCTGCACCCCTCAGACAGGCACAGGAAGTCATCTTCTGATAGGCAGCATGGGGAGAAGCCTAGAGACAAAGAGctcaaagagaagaagaaggacaGAGGAGCTGCCGAGTTGgggaaagacaaaaaagaaaagctctttgaaaagcacaaagaaaagaaagataaagagtgCTCAGAAAAATACAAGGATAGGAAAGATAGAACTTCTGTTGACTCTgcccaggaaaagaaaaataaacagaaactccCTGAGAAGGTGGAGAAGAAGCACTCTATTGAAGACAAGGCCAAGAGTAAGCATAAAGAGAAGCCAGAGAAAGATCACTCCCGAGAGAGAAAGGCCTCGCGGGGCCCTGAGGTGGAGAAGAGCCTACTCGAGAAGCTGGAGGAAGAGGCTCTTCATGACTATCGTGAAGACTCCAATGACAAGATCAGCGAGGTCTCATCTGATAGCTTTGCTGACCGTGGCCAAGAGCCCAGCCTGAGCACCCTCCTGGAGGTGTCCTTCTCTGAGCCACCACAAGAAGACAAGACCAGGGAGAGCACCTGCCTGTCAGAGAaactgagggagaaagaaaggcacagGCATTCCTCATCATCCTCTAAGAAAAGCCATGAGCGTGAGAGAGCCAAGAAAGAAAAGgctgacaagaaagaaaagaatgaagactACAAGGATGGCAGGAAAGACTCCTATGATAAGGACTTTTTGGATGCTGACTCTTATGGGATTGCTTACACTACAAAAGCTGACATTGAAGAGGAGCTAGATAAAACAATTGAATTGTTCTCtgcagaaaagaaagacagaaatgacTCTGAAAGAGAGCCtgccaaaaaaatagaaaaggaacttAAGCCGTATGGTTCCAGTACCATCagcatcttaaaagagaagaagaagagggagaaacacAGGGAGAAGTGGAGAGATGAGAAGGAGAAACACCGCGACAAGCATGTGGATGGGTTTCTGAGACACCATAAGGATGAGCCGAAGCCTATAACCAAAGACAAGGACAATCCTCCCAACTCCTTCAAGGAGAAATCCAGGGATGAAAGCCTGAAGCTCAGCGAAACCAAGCTGAAGGAGAAGTTCAAGGAGAATGCCGAGAAAGAAAGGGGTGACCTTGTGAAGATGAGCAATGGGAACGACAAACTCCCAGCATCTAGAGACCAAGGCAAGAAAGACACCAGGCCCCGTGAAAAGCTCCTGGGAGATGGTGACCTCATGATGACAAGCTTCGAAAGGATGCTATCCCAGAAGGACCTGGAGATCGAAGAACGCCACAAGCGCCACAAGGAGCGCATGAAGCAGATGGAGAAGATGCGGCACAGGTCTGGTGATCCCAAGCTCAAGGAGAAGAAGCCGACTGACGATGGGCGCAAGAAGAGCTTGGACCTTCCTTCCAAGAAACCTCTGGGGCTAGATTcttcttttaaagacaaaaagctTAAAGAGTCAACTCCCTTGCTGCCTGCCACAGAAAGTAAGCCACACTCGGGACCAGGTACAGAGTCTAAGGACTGGCTAGGTGGGCCACCCCTGAAGGAGGTCCTACCTGCTTCACCCCGAACTGAGCAGGGCCGGCCCACTGGGGTGCCCACCCCCACCTCAGTGGTGTCATGCCCCAGCTATGAGGAAGTGATGCACACGCCCCGGACCCCATCTTGCAGTGCTGATGATTACCCCGACTTGGTGTTTGACTGCGCTGACTCCCAGCACTCAATGCCGGTCTCCACCACGTCCGCTAGCGCCTGCTCCCCACCCTTTTTTGACAGGTTTTCTGTGGCCTCCAGTGTGGTTTCAGAAAATCCAGGACAAACACCCACAAGGCCTCTTTCCACCAACTTGTATCGCTCAATCTCTGTGGACATCAGGAGGACCCCTGAGGAGGAATTCAGTGTTGGGGACAAGCTGTTCAGGCAGCAGAGTGTCCCTGTAGCTTCTAGTTTCGACTCCCCAGTCCAGCACTTGCTGGAAGACAAGGCTCCTCTGCCACCTGTTCCTGCAGAGAAGTTTGCCTGCCTGTCCCCAGGATACTATTCTCCAGACTATGGTATCCCCTCTCCCAAGGTGGACAATCTGCACTGCCCTTCGACAGCTGTGGTCAGTGCCACACCACCCCCAGAAGGCGTCTTCTCCAGCTTACCAGCAAAGgcctccccttcccccagagGTGAGCTGCTAGCCCCAGCCATTGAAGGGGCTCTGCCCCCAGACCTGGGTCTCCCTCTGGATGCCACAGAGGACCAGCAGGCCACAGCTGCCATCCTCCCACCAGAGCCCAACTACCTAGAACCCCTGGATGAAGGCCCCTTCAGCACTGTCATTACAGAGGAGCCTGTTGAGTGGACCCACCCTGCTGCTGAGCAGGCCCTTTCCTCTACCCTCATCGCCAGTGCCTCTGAAAACTCTGTCAGCTGGCCTGTGGGCTCTGAACTGCTGCTGAAGTCTCCACAGAGGTTCTCAGAGTCCCCAAAACATTTCTGCCCTTCAGAGTCCCTCCATGCCACCACCCCAGGACCATTCAATGCTGCAGAACCCCAGTACCCTGTCTCTCCGGTCTCCTACCCTTTGCCAGCTACTGAGCCAGGCctggaggaaatcaaagaagacgagGCGGGAGCAATCCCAGAGGCCATCTCGACTGCAGAGGGAGCTGCTCCTTATGCTACTCCTGCCAGGCTGGAGTCCTTCTTTAGCACTTGCAAGTCACTCCCAGATGCACCCTTAGACACAGTCCCTGAGCCTACATGTGTCACCACTGTGGCTCAGGTAGAGGCTCTAGGGCCCCTGGAAAGCAGCTTCTTGGACAGCAGTCACAGCCTGTCTGCCCTTGGCCAGGTGGAACCAGTGCCTTGGCACAACACCTTCACCAGCCCTGAGGATGACCTGGACCTGGGGCCTTTCTCATTGCCAGAGCTCCCTCTTCAGGCCAAAGACACTTCAGATGTTGAGGTGGAAGCTGTGGAGGGAAGTCCTGTTCCTCCAGAAGAGAACCCTTCTGGGCCCCCTGGAGTCCTCAACAATGGGGATGTCTCGACATTGGCAGCTGAGGAACAACCAGCACCACCTCCCGAGGAAGCATCGCCCCACCTCCCCACGGAGCTGGAGCCCTCAGAGGAGCCAAAGCTGGATGTGGTTCTAGAAGCCACAGTGGAAGCAGAGACCCTGCCAGACAAGAGAACCCCTGAGGACTTGGACTCTAGCTTGGTGGCAGCCCCTAGTCCCCTTGAACAGCATCCCTTGGGAGGTGGGAAAGAGGAGACTGAGGCTGAAGACCCTTCTGCTGCTCCCTGTTGTGTACCAGATGGCCCCACCCCGGATGGCTTAACACAGGCACACAATGGTGCTGAGGCCACCTGTGCCACCACTGTGGTGGAGGGGCCCCCAGGAAGTGTCCAGCCAGAAGCTACAGACCCAGAGCCCAAGCCCATAGTTGAAGCTCCTAAGGCCCCCAAGGTAGAGGAGCTTCCTCAGCGCATGACCAGGAACCGGGCCCAGATGCTGGCCAGCCAGAGCAAACAGAGCACAGCCCCTGCAGAGAAGGACCCAGTGCCTGCCCCAACTTCCAGAGCCAAGGGCCGTGCCTCAGAGGAGGAAGATGCCCAGGCCCAGCACCCCCGCAAGCGCCGCTTCCAGCGCTCCAGTCAGCAACTGCAGCAGCAGCTGAACACGTCTACACAGCAGACACGGGAGGTCATCCAGCAGACACTGGCCGCCATCGTGGATGCCATCAAGCTGGATGCCATTGAGCCCTACCACAGTGACAGGTCCAACCCATACTTTGAGTACCTTCAGATCAGAAAGAAGATTGAAGAGAAACGGAAGATTCTCTGCTGCATCACGCCACAGGCTCCCCAGTGTTATGCTGAGTATGTCACCTATACAGGGTCCTACCTCTTGGATGGCAAGCCACTTAGCAAGCTGCACATCCCTGTG ATAGCACCTCCTCCCTCCCTAGCAGAGCCCTTGAAGGAACTGTTCAAGCAGCAGGAGGCTGTACGGGGGAAGCTACGTCTACAGCACAGCATTGAAAGG GAAAAGCTGATCGTGTCATGTGAGCAGGAGATTCTGCGGGTTCACTGCCGGGCAGCCAGGACCATTGCTAACCAGGCAGTGCCCTTCAGTGCATGTACAATGCTGCTGGACTCTGAGGTCTACAACATGCCTCTGGAAAGCCAG GGTGATGAGAACAAATCTGTGCGAGATCGTTTCAATGCCCGCCAGTTCATCTCCTGGCTGCAGGATGTGGATGACAAGTATGACCGTATGAAG ACATGCCTGCTGATGCGGCAACAGCATGAGGCTGCGGCCCTCAATGCCGTGCAGAGGATGGAGTGGCAGCTGAAGGCTCAGGAATTGGACCCTGCCGGGCACAAGTCCTTGTGTGTGAATGAGGTGCCGTCCTTCTATGTGCCCATGGTTGATGTAAATGACGACTTTGTGCTGTTGCCAGCGTGA